One region of Astyanax mexicanus isolate ESR-SI-001 chromosome 15, AstMex3_surface, whole genome shotgun sequence genomic DNA includes:
- the prdm9 gene encoding histone-lysine N-methyltransferase PRDM9 has protein sequence MDNSPGLPPGDDHNIEIQGSVTVCSIEVETESQEETAFSDEQFYCESCHKPYVDQCEVHGPPVFTSDSYTLTGVPQRALLTLPQGLVIGRSTSPGAGLGVFNQGQALPAGMHFGPLDGEQTTKEKALESAFSWVICRGGDQYDYIDVERDTHSNWMRYVVCSHSEKEQNLVAFQQNGRILFRCCRPIPPGQELKVWYAEDYAKSLGITWDKIWDRKCTPLGRTDEEAQVFLCPYCQYSFPAAFYLHRHIRRSHPEESSHFSETQVLETTVLNLDQCLLASDAPPSSSHSQTIAESFQSHSPTLDGQTEKSTAAELFHEHNSNLSDSTEQTDSGATEQNKCVECSRTFLRSYHLKRHQRTIHSKERPYCCSHCGRCFSQATGLKRHQQTHQGKKNLGTDSQPAEKEGVPMAIYPCTECSFSFVAKLNLYKHLKRHHHEQYLKVVENRSINAETPVQVEEIIDKNDPPYEPPTRNRKSALSPNKRKGLLKKGPSGRPRGRPPKNKTTPKPVRNKAQEQNQNMSITSEQATADLEGSAESQKAQEVQELPTSSHICGECLRTFSHLHLLKSHECIQQGDGPHGCSLCDLYFNRLCNLRRHERNIHAKEKPYCCTLCLKSFTQLSGLKRHQESHSRLSAQRQTATLADATIHACSHCPFSFTGERYLHKHIRRHHPEMTTKYISLSESTVSSKEHSCSQCSKTFRTIRGFKNHACFRQGDQLYLCPDCGKAFGWYNSLKQHQRIHTGVKPYACTQCQKSFVHAGQLNVHMRTHTGEKPFLCAECGESFRQSGDLRRHEQKHSGVRPCQCPDCGKSFSRPQSLRAHQQLHKGTKLFPCTQCGKSFARRYHLTRHHQKMHS, from the exons ATGGATAACAGCCCAG GATTGCCACCTGGTGACGACCACAATATAGAAATTCAGGGCTCTGTCACTGTCTGCAGCATAGAAGTGGAGACTGAGAGCCAGGAGGAAACTGCTTTTAGCGATGAACAATTCT ATTGTGAGAGCTGCCATAAACCGTATGTGGATCAATGTGAGGTCCACGGTCCACCAGTGTTCACCAGTGATTCCTACACACTCACAGGAGTCCCTCAGAGGGCTCTCCTCACTCTGCCCCAAGGTCTGGTCATCGGCAGATCAACGTCTCCTGGAGCAGGGCTAGGGGTTTTTAACCAGGGCCAGGCTCTTCCTGCTGGAATGCATTTCGGTCCTTTGGACGGAGAGCAGACCACCAAGGAAAAAGCTCTGGAGAGTGCATTCTCTTGGGTG ATCTGCCGAGGAGGTGATCAGTATGACTACATTGATGTAGAGAGGGACACGCATTCAAATTGGATGAG GTATGTCGTCTGCTCGCATAGTGAGAAAGAACAGAATTTAGTGGCGTTTCAACAGAACGGGCGCATTCTGTTCCGCTGCTGCCGACCCATACCTCCTGGGCAGGAGCTGAAAGTGTGGTACGCGGAGGATTACGCCAAAAGCCTCGGGATCACCTGGGATAAAATCTGGGACAGGAAGTGCACACCTCTAG GAAGAACTGATGAAGAGGCACAGGTCTTCCTCTGTCCTTACTGCCAGTACTCTTTTCCCGCTGCTTTTTATCTGCACAGACATATCAGACGCTCACATCCAGAAGAATCCTCACATTTTTCAGAAACTCAGGTTCTGGAGACAACAGTCTTGAACCTGGATCAGTGTCTGCTTGCCTCTGATGCACCACCatcttcttcccattcacagacAATTGCAGAATCTTTCCAGAGCCATTCTCCAACCCTCGATGGTCAGACAGAGAAATCCACTGCAGCTGAACTGTTCCATGAACACAACAGTAATTTGAGTGACTCTACAGAGCAGACTGACAGTGGTGCAACAGAGCAGAACAAATGTGTGGAGTGCAGCAGAACATTTTTGAGGTCATACCATTTAAAAAGACACCAGCGCACAATCCACTCCAAGGAGAGGCCATATTGCTGTAGCCACTGCGGGAGGTGTTTTAGTCAGGCTACAGGGTTGAAAAGACACCAGCAGACCCACCAGGGTAAAAAGAACTTGGGAACAGACTCtcaacctgcagagaaagagggtGTGCCAATGGCAATCTATCCTTGTACTGAGTGTTCGTTCTCTTTCGTGGCAAAGCTCAATCTTTACAAACATCTCAAACGGCACCACCATGAACAGTACCTCAAAGTAGTAGAGAATCGCTCTATTAACGCAGAAACGCCAGTGCAGGTTGAAGAAATCATAGACAAAAATGACCCACCGTACGAACCACCAACCAGGAATAGAAAATCTGCTCTGAGCCCAAACAAGCGCAAGGGTCTTCTGAAAAAGGGACCTTCTGGTCGACCTCGAGGCCGACCACCTAAAAACAAAACTACTCCAAAGCCTGTTCGGAACAAAGCTCAGGAGCAGAATCAAAACATGTCGATCACATCTGAACAGGCTACCGCAGATTTGGAGGGATCAGCAGAGTCGCAGAAAGCCCAGGAGGTCCAGGAGCTGCCCACATCTTCCCACATATGTGGTGAGTGCCTGAGAACCTTCAGCCACTTGCATCTTCTGAAAAGCCATGAATGCATTCAGCAGGGCGATGGCCCCCATGGCTGCTCTCTCTGCGACCTCTACTTCAACCGCCTCTGCAACCTGCGGCGCCATGAGCGCAACATTCATGCCAAAGAGAAGCCGTACTGCTGCACGCTGTGCCTCAAGTCCTTCACCCAGTTGTCCGGTCTAAAACGTCACCAGGAGAGCCACTCGCGCCTCAGCGCCCAGCGGCAAACTGCGACGCTGGCTGACGCCACCATCCACGCCTGCAGCCACTGCCCCTTCTCCTTCACTGGCGAGCGCTACCTGCACAAGCACATCCGGCGCCACCACCCAGAGATGACCACCAAATACATCAGTCTCAGCGAGAGCACTGTGTCCTCCAAGGAGCACAGTTGCTCGCAGTGCTCCAAGACCTTTCGAACAATTCGAGGTTTTAAGAACCACGCCTGCTTTAGGCAGGGGGACCAGCTGTACCTGTGTCCTGACTGTGGCAAAGCTTTCGGCTGGTACAACAGCCTGAAGCAGCACCAGCGCATCCACACAGGGGTGAAACCATACGCCTGCACCCAGTGCCAAAAGAGCTTTGTGCATGCCGGTCAGCTAAACGttcacatgcgcacacacacggGCGAGAAGCCGTTCCTCTGCGCTGAGTGCGGAGAGAGCTTCAGGCAATCGGGCGACTTGAGGCGGCACGAGCAGAAGCATTCAGGGGTGCGGCCGTGTCAGTGCcccgactgtgggaagagcttcagCCGGCCACAGAGCCTCCGGGCACACCAGCAACTCCACAAGGGCACCAAGCTCTTCCCCTGCACACAATGTGGGAAAAGCTTTGCCCGCAGGTACCACCTGACCCGCCATCACCAGAAAATGCACTCCTGA
- the lmf1 gene encoding lipase maturation factor 1 — protein MRKAGRNMAACSDSESSESVLRRRRTGKQRESSAGEHSEQSSAEPETQSESREEPGVEVPLQTGTYWLTRILLLRSISFIYCVAFAVAYNQNKQLIGQRGLMPSREYLRSVKRYVGGKIGAAALAYTPSILWFLDWEDMDTNLDGIALAGMALSGFVLLSGRANMIIMAALWILYHSITSIGQLWYSFGWESQLLETGFLGIFLCPLWSLDQMPRRCPPSLISIWTLRWLIVRIMLGAGLIKIRGDRCWRDLTCMDYHYETQPVPNPISYYLHHSPWWFHRFETLSNHFIELIVPFFTFMGRRMCMVNGVLQILFQVVLIISGNLSFLNWLTIVPSIACFDDSALAFLFRPTGGPRKTLRSIQAEDTAEHSPPPTKGMYIRRVVNVALGVLIAYLSVPVVINLLSPRQVMNTSFDPLRIVNTYGAFGSITKERTEVILQGTLSEDHKAEGVVWEEFDFVCKPGAVDRRPCLISPYHYRLDWLMWFAAFQTYEQNEWVIQIAGRLLANDSTVLSLLGHNPFEGREKPRWIRGEHYRYKFTRPGSSSAAQGKWWARKRIGPYFPPLNLEGLRSYFKSRNWPQPDRQ, from the exons ATGCGCAAAGCAGGGAGAAACATGGCTGCGTGCAGCGACTCGGAGAGTAGTGAGAGCGTTCTGAGGAGGAGACGCACAGGTAAACAGCGCGAGAGCAGCGCAGGTGAGCACTCTGAGCAGAGCAGCGCGGAGCCGGAGACCCAGTCCGAGAGCAGGGAGGAGCCGGGGGTAGAAGTTCCCCTACAGACCGGGACCTACTGGCTGACCCGGATCCTCTTACTGAGGTCCATCTCCTTCATCTACT gTGTGGCGTTTGCTGTGGCATACAATCAGAATAAGCAGCTGATTGGTCAGCGGGGGTTAATGCCCAGCAGGGAGTACCTGCGCAGTGTAAAGCGTTATGTTGGGGGGAAGATTGGAGCTGCAGCGCTGGCGTACACTCCCTCCATCCTCTGGTTCCTAGACTGGGAGGATATGGATACCAACCTGGACGGCATTGCTCTGGCAGGAATGGCACTGTCTGGCTTTGTCTTACTTTCAGGGAGAGCCAACATGATCATTATGGCGGCGCTGTGGATCCTTTACCATTCCATCACCAGCATCGGACAGCTCTG gTATTCTTTTG gCTGGGAGAGTCAGCTGCTGGAGACGGGATTCCTGGGGATTTTTTTGTGTCCATTATGGAGTCTGGATCAGATGCCCCGCCGCTGCCCACCGTCCCTCATCTCCATCTGGACCCTCCGCTGGCTAATAGTGCGCATCATGCTTGGAgct GGACTGATCAAGATCAGAGGAGACCGCTGCTGGAGGGACCTCACCTGCATGGACTACCACTATgag ACGCAGCCGGTTCCCAACCCCATCTCCTACTACCTGCACCACTCCCCCTGGTGGTTCCATCGCTTTGAAACTCTCAGTAATCACTTCATCGAGCTCATCGTGCCCTTCTTCACCTTTATGGGTCGACGCATGTGTATGGTTAATGGTGTGCTGCAGATCCTCTTTCAG GTGGTGTTGATAATCAGTGGGAATCTGAGTTTCCTCAACTGGTTAACCATCGTTCCCAGTATAGCCTGTTTTGATGATTCAGCACTGGCATTTCTATTCCGGCCCACCGGAGGACCACGGAAAACGTTACGGAGCATACAGGCTGAGGACACCGCAGAACACAGCCCCCCGCCTaccaaag gtatgTATATAAGGCGGGTGGTAAATGTGGCTCTGGGGGTTCTGATTGCGTATCTGAGTGTTCCCGTGGTCATCAACCTCCTGAGCCCTCGCCAGGTGATGAACACTTCGTTCGACCCTCTACGAATCGTCAACACCTACGGAGCTTTCGgcag tatcaCTAAGGAGCGGACGGAGGTGATTCTGCAGGGGACTCTGAGTGAGGATCACAAGGCGGAGGGGGTGGTGTGGGAGGAGTTTGATTTTGTGTGTAAACCCGGAGCTGTGGACCGCCGGCCCTGCCTGATCTCCCCCTACCACTACAGACTGGACTGGCTCATGTGGTTCGCTGCATTTCAG acATATGAGCAGAATGAATGGGTCATCCAGATAGCAGGCAGACTTTTGGCCAATGACTCCACAGTTCTATCTCTATTAGGACACAACCCATTTGAGGGCAGAGAAAAACCACG GTGGATACGAGGAGAACACTACAGGTATAAGTTTACGAGACCCGGTAGCTCCAGTGCTGCACAGGGGAAGTGGTGGGCCAGAAAACGTATTGGACCTTATTTCCCTCCACTCAACCTGGAAGGCCTCAGGAGCTACTTTAAGTCCAGAAACTGGCCTCAGCCTGACCGACAGTGA